Proteins found in one Apostichopus japonicus isolate 1M-3 chromosome 16, ASM3797524v1, whole genome shotgun sequence genomic segment:
- the LOC139982027 gene encoding zinc finger CCHC domain-containing protein 3-like: protein MKQLLRERSVQLRLQAEEPSVNVFGVLKELGVLPADHLVAVQALPGQVFDVTFKTVEIRKQFWPSMSASCKFTATSYASNMKIVTVLHVPHELDDNVVRLALGRFGKVLGGRFLRYSEFPVFKGTRQYKMQLAKEIPSSLSLGGRSCWVRYPGQPRTCLKCGEEGHLAKDCAVIRCYNCHEVGHSARNCQAPSSCTTCGKSGHGYKACPVSFANKLHPTTAAWVSGGASVLPETQEEGKSASDSEMPVEEKVSPASAASETTTSEGPLKALSDTPNVVMEGLGPPRWRK, encoded by the coding sequence ATGAAACAACTCTTGCGTGAGAGATCTGTACAGTTAAGGCTTCAAGCCGAAGAACCTAGTGTTAATGTATTCGGGGTATTGAAAGAGTTAGGTGTGTTACCAGCTGACCATCTGGTGGCAGTACAAGCGTTACCAGGGCAAGTCTTTGACGTTACCTTCAAGACTGTGGAAATTCGTAAACAGTTCTGGCCATCGATGTCTGCTTCCTGCAAATTCACTGCAACATCGTATGCAAGTAACATGAAGATAGTCACTGTCTTGCATGTCCCACACGAACTGGATGACAACGTGGTGAGACTCGCCCTGGGTCGTTTTGGTAAAGTCCTTGGAGGCCGTTTTCTCCGGTACAGCGAGTTCCCTGTCTTCAAGGGAACTCGGCAATACAAGATGCAGCTTGCGAAGGAAATCCCCTCATCTCTTAGTTTGGGTGGGAGATCTTGCTGGGTCAGGTATCCAGGCCAACCCAGGACATGTTTAAAGTGTGGTGAGGAGGGTCATCTGGCCAAAGACTGTGCTGTAATCCGGTGTTACAACTGCCATGAGGTTGGACATTCTGCCCGAAACTGCCAAGCTCCCTCTTCGTGTACAACATGTGGCAAGTCAGGGCACGGATACAAAGCATGTCCGGTGTCCTTTGCGAATAAGCTCCATCCAACGACGGCAGCATGGGTCAGCGGAGGCGCATCAGTGTTACCAGAAACGCAGGAGGAGGGCAAATCGGCTTCTGACTCGGAAATGCCGGTTGAGGAGAAAGTCTCGCCAGCTTCCGCTGCCAGCGAGACCACAACGTCAGAAGGTCCTTTGAAGGCATTGTCCGACACTCCCAACGTCGTGATGGAGGGTCTTGGTCCTCCGAGATGGAGGAAGTAA